One Brienomyrus brachyistius isolate T26 chromosome 24, BBRACH_0.4, whole genome shotgun sequence DNA segment encodes these proteins:
- the LOC125719940 gene encoding zinc finger BED domain-containing protein 4-like encodes MKRNCQTTRQLEKMIPKIVSFGYKNYEVVNKKRIVVCKTCGSKITDGDATTSNFVRHLKLHKERFEEYRLNKSITNEPQQPSISQFLDNSAGHYSMSHPQQKAITNAILSDMIIDCNLPLSIVENKSFRHFLTVLDSKYTPVCRRTLTSKRENLAEERRSKLKTQLSNTDHVSVTVDIWSDRKMRGFLGVTVHWIEKEADRIQLKSNLLACEHFKGSHTAERICDQFESICDECNIKDKLDYIISDSAANMRKAFTVCFPSEQDDDDDGDHLDDPELWCDLTLEDQQTVDVAMAKKQRLQCFAHTLQLVVGDGLKETKVVSPPLSKLSKLSSLLHTSTTFKDVFNAEFGEQKGILAAVTTRCNSTPRQVKAVLQCNHVKLCAILEKAGHRELSFTAREWNLLKELVDILKPFGEATDLTQGEKVITISAVVPSVLSINHHLEKLKPQVCFLSSLVRSLQASLNRRFLGIFINVKMAGTQDGVTAPFSDPVYLKAAALDPAFSLLWVEPHVLVNRDVKAEVAQRVKELILQDAAETEQPVPFVDEEEQEDLREEGLFAAYHKRQKKDVGTTPSLQLSHYLDIAEGQNALLFWALNMKTLPSLFRVAIRVLAVPASSAPVERVFSHGGIILRPHRAQMTDRLLANLVFCKCNAAKGSDI; translated from the exons ATGAAGAGGAACTGTCAAACAACGCGCCAGTTAGAAAAAATGATACCAAAGATAGTTTCGTTCGGGTATAAAAACTACGAGGTGGTCAACAAAAAACGAATTGTAGTATGCAAAACATGCGGGTCGAAGATTACAGACGGAGACGCAACAACTTCCAACTTCGTTCGACATTTGAAGTTGCACAAAGAACG ATTTGAAGAATACCGGTTGAACAAAAGCatcacaaatgaaccacaacaGCCTTCAATCTCGCAATTCCTGGACAATAGTGCCGGGCATTACAGCATGAGTCATCCACAGCAGAAAGCTATCACCAATGCAATACTCTCCGACATGATTATTGATTGCAACTTGCCCCTGTCTATTGTGGAAAACAAGAGTTTTAGGCACTTTCTGACAGTACTTGACAGCAAGTACACCCCAGTGTGTCGCAGAACACTGACATCAAAAAGAGAGAACCTCGCTGAAGAGAGACGTTCAAAATTAAAAACTCAATTGAGCAACACTGACCATGTTTCAGTCACTGTGGACATTTGGTCTGACCGAAAGATGAGGGGATTCCTGGGTGTCACTGTGCACTGGATAGAGAAAGAGGCAGATAGGATACAGCTAAAGTCCAACCTTTTGGCCTGTGAGCACTTCAAAGGCTCACACACAGCTGAAAGAATCTGTGACCAATTTGAGTCAATATGTGATGAATGCAACATTAAAGATAAACTGGACTACATTATTAGTGATAGTGCTGCTAACATGCGGAAAGCATTCACTGTGTGCTTCCCCAGTGAAcaagatgatgacgatgatggagATCATCTTGATGACCCTGAGCTCTGGTGTGACTTAACCCTGGAAGATCAGCAAACAGTAGACGTTGCCATGGCAAAGAAACAGCGCTTGCAGTGTTTTGCGCACACTCTTCAGCTGGTGGTGGGAGACGGTTTGAAAGAAACAAAAGTGGTATCTCCTCCTCTTTCAAAGTTATCAAAACTCAGCTCACTGCTGCACACAAGCACAACATTCAAAGAtgtgtttaatgctgaatttgGGGAACAGAAAGGCATCCTTGCTGCAGTCACCACAAGATGCAACTCAACACCGAGGCAAGTGAAGGCAGTTCTCCAGTGCAATCATGTAAAGCTCTGTGCTATTCTAGAAAAGGCTGGGCACAGGGAGTTGTCATTCACAGCACGGGAGTGGAATCTGTTGAAGGAGTTGGTGGACATCTTGAAGCCATTTGGAGAAGCAACTGATttgacacagggggagaaggtcaTCACAATCAGTGCTGTTGTTCCATCCGTCTTGTCCATCAACCACCACCTTGAGAAGCTGAAGCCCCAAGTCTGTTTCCTGAGCAGCCTGGTCAGAAGTCTCCAGGCATCCTTGAACAGAAGATTTCTTGGAATCTTCATCAACGTGAAAATGGCCGGGACACAAGATGGGGTCACTGCTCCCTTTTCAGATCCAGTCTACCTCAAAGCAGCTGCCTTGGATCCAGCCTTTTCTCTGTTGTGGGTGGAGCCCCATGTCCTGGTCAATCGTGACGTCAAGGCAGAGGTGGCACAACGAGTTAAAG AATTGATCCTGCAAGATGCTGCAGAGACTGAGCAACCTGTGCCTTTTGTTGATGAGGAAGAGCAAGAGGACCTCAGAGAAGAAGGGCTGTTTGCTGCATACCATAAGAGGCAGAAGAAGGATGTTGGCACTACTCCATCACTACAGCTAAGTCACTACCTTGATATAGCCGAAGGACAGAACGCCCTTTTGTTCTGGGCATTGAACATGAAGACTCTTCCTTCACTGTTCCGAGTGGCCATCAGAGTCTTGGCAGTGCCTGCCTCCAGTGCTCCAGTGGAGCGAGTTTTCAGCCATGGTGGCATTATACTACGTCCGCATCGTGCACAAATGACTGACAGACTTTTGGCCAATTTGGTCTTTTGCAAATGCAATGCAGCAAAGGGCTCTGACATATAA
- the LOC125719944 gene encoding kelch-like protein 10, translating to MNAQSTSKEMNSYDMEREIMSEAFGIFNDLRQTGALCDAVIVVNGVKFTVHKIILCGCSTYFRALFASGWNVKGKDEYIIPGISPEAMKLVIDYAYTHSVLVTADNVESLLAAADQLNIPSIMEHCNNFLQDQLCRDNCVGIFIIADVYHLSELRESAFFFMVKNFKQVASSSEEFLQLTVEQLSSVVEKDELNVSQEEVVFDAILRWIAHEPSSRNCHIAVLLPKVRLARLNEEYLMKTVIKNDLVKASKECRRIVSDALKAVYDLDITGPPGSDFENPLTRPRLPSEILLAIGGWTESPASQVTAYDTRADRWADVALEHESPLSYHGSVYLDGFVYCIGGTDGLVCSNSVRRFNPFTRTWDRVAPMQTRRCYVSVAVADGYIYAFGGFDGLTRLNTAERYDPASNSWTFIQPMQERRSDASATTLHGKIYVCGGYNGNTTVQTAECYDLVTEQWTTIAPMRTPRHGVGVISFKDKVYAVGGTFQYRHLRSVEAYDPVTNCWQAVKPMHNTRSNFGIEVIDDLLFVVGGYTGSRTTKVECFDAETGTWYAAQDMCCSRSSLSCCVVPALPSMVE from the exons ATGAACGCGCAATCCACTTCTAAGGAAATGAACAGCTACGACATGGAGCGGGAAATAATGTCCGAGGCTTTCGGCATTTTCAATGACCTGCGGCAGACTGGAGCGCTCTGCGACGCGGTCATTGTGGTCAACGGTGTTAAATTCACAGTCCACAAAATTATTTTGTGTGGCTGCAGCACCTATTTCCG AGCTCTGTTCGCCAGTGGCTGGAACGTGAAGGGGAAAGATGAGTACATcatcccaggcatttccccagaagCCATGAAGCTGGTCATTGACTACGCCTACACGCACTCCGTGCTTGTCACGGCCGACAACGTGGAGAGCCTCCTGGCGGCTGCTGATCAGTTGAATATCCCAAGCATCATGGAGCACTGCAACAACTTCCTGCAGGACCAGCTCTGCCGTGACAACTGTGTTGGAATTTTTATAATCGCCGACGTCTACCACCTCAGCGAGCTGCGGGAGTCTGCATTCTTCTTCATGGTGAAGAATTTCAAACAAGTGGCCAGCTCCTCAGAGGAGTTCCTACAGCTCACTGTAGAGCAGCTTAGTAGTGTTgttgaaaaggatgagctgaacGTTAGCCAGGAGGAGGTGGTGTTTGACGCCATTCTCCGATGGATTGCGCATGAGCCTTCCAGCCGCAACTGCCACATTGCTGTgctgttgcccaag GTCCGGCTGGCTCGATTGAATGAAGAATACTTAATGAAGACTGTGATTAAAAATGATCTTGTAAAGGCCAGTAAGGAGTGCAGGCGCATTGTTAGCGACGCCTTGAAGGCCGTGTATGACTTGGACATCACCGGTCCACCAGGGTCTGACTTTGAGAACCCGCTGACCCGGCCACGCCTGCCATCGGAAATTTTGttggccattggtggctggACTGAAAGCCCAGCCAGTCAAGTCACAGCTTATGACACCCGAGCCGATCGCTGGGCAGATGTGGCACTGGAGCACGAGAGCCCCCTCTCCTACCATGGGTCTGTTTATTTAGATGGATTTGTTTATTGCATTGGGGGGACTGACGGATTAGTCTGCTCCAACAGCGTGCGGAGGTTCAACCCCTTTACGCGGACATGGGACCGGGTGGCCCCAATGCAGACACGCCGCTGTTATGTGAGCGTGGCTGTGGCCGATGGCTATATTTACGCCTTTGGCGGCTTTGATGGCCTCACGCGCCTCAACACAGCAGAGAGGTACGACCCGGCATCAAACAGCTGGACCTTCATCCAGCCCATGCAGGAGCGGAGGAGCGACGCCAGTGCCACCACACTGCACGGCAAG ATATACGTCTGTGGTGGCTACAACGGTAATACGACCGTCCAAACCGCCGAGTGCTACGACCTGGTCACTGAGCAATGGACCACAATAGCCCCAATGAGAACTCCCCGGCATGGTGTTGGAGTAATTTCCTTCAAGGATAAAGTCTATGCA GTAGGGGGTACATTCCAGTACCGGCATTTAAGGAGCGTGGAGGCCTACGACCCGGTCACTAACTGCTGGCAAGCTGTGAAGCCCATGCATAACACACGGAGTAATTTTGGTATTGAGGTAATAGATGACCTGCTGTTTGTCGTGGGCGGCTACACTGGGTCCAGAACCACGAAAGTGGAATGTTTTGATGCTGAGACAGGGACCTGGTACGCCGCCCAGGACATGTGCTGCTCCCGAAGCAGTCTAAGCTGCTGTGTAGTGCCTGCACTCCCCAGTATGGTGGAGTAA
- the LOC125719951 gene encoding zinc finger BED domain-containing protein 4-like: MRKAFTVCFPSEQDDDDDGDHLDDPELWCDLTLEDQQTVDVAMAKKQRLQCFAHTLQLVVGDGLKETKVVSPPLSKLSKLSSLLHTSTTFKDVFNAEFGEQKGILAAVTTRCNSTPRQVKAVLQCNHVKLCAILEKAGHRELSFTAREWNLLKELVDILKPFGEATDLTQGEKVITISAVVPSVLSINHHLEKLKPQVCFLSSLVRSLQASLNRRFLGIFINVKMAGTQDGVTAPFSDPVYLKAAALDPAFSLLWVEPHVLVNRDVKAEVAQRVKELILQDAAETEQPVPFVDEEEQEDLREEGLFAAYHKRQKKDVGTTPSLQLSHYLDIAEGQNALLFWALNMKTLPSLFRVAIRVLAVPASSAPVERVFSHGGIILRPHRAQMTDRLLANLVFCKCNAAKGSDI; encoded by the exons ATGCGGAAAGCATTCACTGTGTGCTTCCCCAGTGAAcaagatgatgacgatgatggagATCATCTTGATGACCCTGAGCTCTGGTGTGACTTAACCCTGGAAGATCAGCAAACAGTAGACGTTGCCATGGCAAAGAAACAGCGCTTGCAGTGTTTTGCGCACACTCTTCAGCTGGTGGTGGGAGACGGTTTGAAAGAAACAAAAGTGGTATCTCCTCCTCTTTCAAAGTTATCAAAACTCAGCTCACTGCTGCACACAAGCACAACATTCAAAGAtgtgtttaatgctgaatttgGGGAACAGAAAGGCATCCTTGCTGCAGTCACCACAAGATGCAACTCAACACCGAGGCAAGTGAAGGCAGTTCTCCAGTGCAATCATGTAAAGCTCTGTGCTATTCTAGAAAAGGCTGGGCACAGGGAGTTGTCATTCACAGCACGGGAGTGGAATCTGTTGAAGGAGTTGGTGGACATCTTGAAGCCATTTGGAGAAGCAACTGATttgacacagggggagaaggtcaTCACAATCAGTGCTGTTGTTCCATCCGTCTTGTCCATCAACCACCACCTTGAGAAGCTGAAGCCCCAAGTCTGTTTCCTGAGCAGCCTGGTCAGAAGTCTCCAGGCATCCTTGAACAGAAGATTTCTTGGAATCTTCATCAACGTGAAAATGGCCGGGACACAAGATGGGGTCACTGCTCCCTTTTCAGATCCAGTCTACCTCAAAGCAGCTGCCTTGGATCCAGCCTTTTCTCTGTTGTGGGTGGAGCCCCATGTCCTGGTCAATCGTGACGTCAAGGCAGAGGTGGCACAACGAGTTAAAG AATTGATCCTGCAAGATGCTGCAGAGACTGAGCAACCTGTGCCTTTTGTTGATGAGGAAGAGCAAGAGGACCTCAGAGAAGAAGGGCTGTTTGCTGCATACCATAAGAGGCAGAAGAAGGATGTTGGCACTACTCCATCACTACAGCTAAGTCACTACCTTGATATAGCCGAAGGACAGAACGCCCTTTTGTTCTGGGCATTGAACATGAAGACTCTTCCTTCACTGTTCCGAGTGGCCATCAGAGTCTTGGCAGTGCCTGCCTCCAGTGCTCCAGTGGAGCGAGTTTTCAGCCATGGTGGCATTATACTACGTCCGCATCGTGCACAAATGACTGACAGACTTTTGGCCAATTTGGTCTTTTGCAAATGCAATGCAGCAAAGGGCTCTGACATATAA